A single genomic interval of Dyella sp. GSA-30 harbors:
- a CDS encoding aminotransferase class I/II-fold pyridoxal phosphate-dependent enzyme — protein sequence MASIKPSAHLADVRYEIRGALTRRSRELEAAGLPIIKLNIGNPGRYGFETPAHLRDAIGAHLRDSEAYGHEQGQEEAREAIARQQRQRGAQGVEIERIFVGNGVSELIDLSLRALLQPGDEVLLPSPDYPLWSAATILNDGKPRYYRCLAENGHLPDPAEIESLVTPRTRALVLINPNNPTGAVYPRQLLEQIVAVAARHNLLLLSDEIYDEILYDGTTFQPLAEVAGDLPCVSFGGLSKVHRACGYRVGWMSLSGDPSRSVDYRDALQLLAALRLCANVTAQWAVRPALESAATIGALTTEGGRLHEARRAVLEGVASSQFLDLVSPAGALYAFPRIRADRLADFDDNAFALRLLEEESVLVVPGSSFNVPHSRHLRLTLLPPPDQLREVFVRIERVLTRMATEQTPHTVAAAAVA from the coding sequence GTGGCTTCGATCAAGCCCAGTGCGCACCTGGCGGACGTGCGCTATGAAATTCGCGGCGCATTGACCCGCCGCTCGCGCGAGCTCGAAGCCGCCGGGCTGCCGATCATCAAGCTCAATATCGGCAATCCAGGCCGTTACGGCTTCGAAACACCCGCCCATCTGCGCGACGCGATCGGCGCCCATCTGCGCGACAGCGAGGCCTATGGCCACGAGCAAGGCCAGGAGGAGGCGCGTGAGGCGATTGCCCGCCAGCAGCGTCAACGCGGCGCCCAGGGCGTGGAAATCGAGCGCATCTTTGTCGGCAACGGCGTCAGCGAACTGATCGACCTCAGCCTGCGCGCACTGCTTCAGCCCGGCGACGAAGTGCTGTTGCCGAGCCCGGACTACCCGCTGTGGAGCGCCGCCACCATCCTCAACGATGGCAAGCCGCGCTATTACCGCTGCCTGGCCGAAAACGGCCACCTGCCCGATCCGGCGGAAATCGAATCGCTGGTCACGCCGCGTACTCGCGCCCTGGTCCTGATCAATCCGAACAACCCGACCGGTGCGGTTTATCCGCGCCAATTGCTCGAGCAGATCGTCGCCGTCGCGGCACGACACAATCTGTTGCTGCTCAGCGACGAGATTTACGACGAGATTCTTTACGACGGCACGACCTTTCAACCTTTGGCCGAGGTCGCCGGCGACCTGCCCTGCGTCAGCTTCGGCGGCTTGTCCAAGGTGCATCGCGCCTGCGGCTATCGGGTGGGCTGGATGAGCCTTTCGGGCGACCCGTCCCGTAGCGTCGACTATCGCGATGCGCTGCAATTGCTGGCCGCCTTGCGCCTGTGCGCCAATGTCACCGCGCAATGGGCGGTGCGTCCGGCGCTGGAAAGCGCAGCCACCATTGGCGCGTTGACCACGGAAGGCGGGCGTCTCCATGAAGCGCGGCGCGCGGTGCTCGAAGGCGTGGCGTCGAGCCAGTTCCTGGACCTGGTATCGCCGGCAGGTGCGCTTTATGCGTTCCCGCGCATTCGCGCCGATCGGCTGGCCGATTTCGACGACAACGCCTTCGCTCTGCGTCTGCTGGAAGAAGAGTCGGTGCTGGTCGTGCCCGGCAGCAGTTTCAATGTGCCGCACAGCCGCCATCTGCGCCTGACCCTGCTGCCGCCGCCGGATCAGTTGCGCGAAGTGTTCGTCCGCATCGAGCGCGTCCTCACACGCATGGCGACCGAACAGACACCGCACACCGTCGCCGCCGCAGCTGTCGCCTGA
- a CDS encoding UDP-2,3-diacylglucosamine diphosphatase gives MATYHCRSAFISDVHLGTPDCKAGYLLDFLRQLRCEKLYLVGDIIDMEALAKRTWWHPDHGAVLAEVLDMARRGVEVTYIPGNHDAPMRGLAGQSFGGVRIELDAIHEGADGRRYRVSHGDEFDPEQIGRTWLIHLGEVMHRFICWTNRRVHKMRQRMELPYLPLSIIIKSHIGKALSYIRSYEERVAADARERGFDGHICGHIHFGHVRAMDGVLYLNDGDWVEHCTALVEDDTGAMELLHWSEQPAALGRASREVVLPSPGAGLALAPLANMRKDLSELRTAA, from the coding sequence ATGGCGACCTACCACTGCCGCAGCGCTTTTATATCCGACGTCCATCTGGGTACACCCGACTGCAAGGCCGGCTACCTGCTCGACTTCCTGCGCCAACTGCGCTGCGAGAAGCTCTATCTCGTCGGCGACATCATCGACATGGAAGCCCTGGCGAAAAGGACCTGGTGGCACCCCGATCACGGCGCCGTCCTGGCCGAGGTGCTGGATATGGCCCGCCGAGGCGTCGAGGTGACCTATATCCCAGGCAACCACGATGCCCCGATGCGCGGCCTGGCCGGCCAATCCTTCGGCGGCGTCAGGATCGAACTGGATGCGATCCACGAAGGTGCCGACGGCCGGCGCTACCGGGTCAGCCACGGCGACGAATTCGACCCCGAACAGATCGGCCGCACCTGGCTGATCCACCTGGGCGAGGTGATGCACCGCTTCATCTGCTGGACGAATCGCCGCGTGCACAAGATGCGGCAACGCATGGAACTGCCTTATCTGCCACTGTCGATCATCATCAAGTCGCACATCGGCAAGGCGCTGTCCTATATCCGCTCGTACGAAGAACGCGTCGCCGCCGATGCACGTGAGCGCGGCTTCGATGGTCATATCTGCGGCCACATCCATTTCGGCCATGTGCGTGCGATGGACGGCGTGCTCTATCTCAACGACGGCGACTGGGTCGAACACTGCACCGCCCTGGTCGAGGACGACACCGGTGCGATGGAGCTGCTGCATTGGAGCGAGCAGCCCGCTGCGCTGGGGCGTGCGAGCCGTGAAGTCGTGCTGCCTTCGCCGGGGGCTGGCTTAGCGCTGGCGCCGTTGGCGAATATGAGGAAGGACCTGTCGGAGCTGCGCACCGCTGCGTAA
- the grxD gene encoding Grx4 family monothiol glutaredoxin: MSLDTATRTRIETLLKDHRVVLFMKGTRQQPMCGFSAAATNTLNELLPEYHTVNVLEDAEIREGIKAYGDWPTIPQLYVEGELVGGADIIRQMYGSGELHQLFGATPPDRTPPEITITDKAAEAIRQGTANAQGVALHLEIGPDHSAGFQLAPASDHDIVVVANGIEVHFDPGSAQRANGIVIDWVSTVQGEGLSLKFPGAQEIASITVHELKKRLEEGSITLIDVRPAHGRAAAAPLPQARVLEEEGYETLAALPKDTPLAFICHHGISSKGVAERFAAHGFTKVHNVEGGMDAWASEVDPSVPRY; this comes from the coding sequence ATGTCCCTCGACACCGCCACGCGCACCCGCATCGAAACCCTGCTCAAGGACCACCGCGTGGTGTTGTTCATGAAGGGCACCCGCCAGCAGCCCATGTGCGGTTTCTCGGCGGCCGCCACCAACACGCTCAATGAGCTGTTGCCCGAATACCATACGGTCAACGTGCTGGAAGATGCCGAGATCCGCGAGGGCATCAAGGCTTACGGCGACTGGCCGACGATTCCGCAGCTCTATGTGGAAGGCGAGTTGGTCGGCGGCGCGGACATCATCCGCCAGATGTACGGCAGCGGCGAGCTGCACCAGCTGTTTGGCGCGACCCCGCCGGACCGTACTCCGCCGGAAATCACCATTACCGATAAGGCAGCCGAAGCGATTCGCCAGGGCACAGCCAATGCTCAAGGCGTGGCGCTGCATCTGGAAATCGGCCCGGACCACAGCGCCGGCTTCCAGCTGGCACCGGCCAGCGATCACGACATCGTCGTGGTCGCCAACGGCATCGAGGTGCACTTCGACCCGGGTAGCGCCCAGCGTGCCAACGGCATCGTGATCGACTGGGTGTCGACCGTGCAGGGGGAAGGCCTGAGCCTGAAATTCCCCGGCGCGCAGGAAATCGCCTCGATCACAGTGCACGAACTCAAGAAGCGCCTGGAAGAGGGCAGCATTACCCTGATCGACGTGCGTCCGGCGCATGGTCGTGCCGCCGCCGCACCTCTACCCCAGGCACGGGTACTGGAAGAAGAAGGCTACGAAACGCTTGCCGCGTTGCCCAAGGACACGCCGCTGGCGTTTATCTGCCACCACGGCATTTCCAGCAAGGGCGTTGCGGAGCGCTTTGCCGCCCACGGCTTCACCAAAGTACACAACGTGGAAGGCGGCATGGATGCCTGGGCGAGCGAGGTCGACCCTTCGGTCCCTCGTTACTGA
- the rsgA gene encoding ribosome small subunit-dependent GTPase A, translating to MTDFESIERLRRIGWRGDTLPTNGRRLARVVAQHRAGYELHDGENLFGAQPAGHFLKRNLDPVERPAVGDFVEIEEGKPPHIVTVLPRRTLLSRAAAGERYERQSIAANIDYVLVLTGLDGDFNPARIERYLSLTEGSGAQPVVLLSKLDTRDDAAEMIEALRSRLPAGTPVHPINGKDPASVAVLMPYLQPGDSAVLVGSSGAGKSTLTNTLLGSERMATNAVREHDSRGRHTTTHRALLELPSGGCLIDTPGMRELKLTGDENLDLFADIEELAETCRFADCGHGSEPGCAVQAALDSGELSHERWRNYLKLRDEREEQAATLEARLRRQRGGRPPARPHSPRGSRDRD from the coding sequence ATGACGGATTTCGAATCGATCGAGCGCCTGCGCCGTATCGGCTGGCGGGGCGACACCTTGCCGACCAACGGTCGTCGGCTGGCCCGCGTGGTCGCGCAGCATCGTGCGGGCTATGAACTGCACGATGGCGAGAACCTGTTCGGCGCGCAGCCGGCCGGGCATTTTCTCAAGCGCAATCTTGATCCGGTCGAACGCCCGGCCGTGGGCGATTTTGTCGAGATCGAAGAAGGCAAGCCGCCGCATATCGTCACCGTGCTGCCGCGCCGCACCCTGTTGTCGCGTGCCGCTGCCGGCGAGCGCTACGAGCGTCAGTCGATCGCCGCCAATATCGATTACGTCCTGGTATTGACCGGCCTCGATGGCGATTTCAATCCTGCACGTATCGAACGGTATCTGTCGCTGACCGAAGGCTCCGGTGCGCAGCCGGTCGTGCTGTTGAGCAAGCTCGATACCCGCGACGATGCCGCCGAGATGATCGAAGCCCTGCGTTCGCGCCTGCCTGCCGGCACGCCGGTCCACCCGATCAATGGCAAGGACCCGGCCAGTGTGGCCGTGTTGATGCCGTATCTGCAGCCGGGCGATAGCGCCGTGTTGGTCGGTTCGTCAGGTGCGGGCAAATCCACGTTGACCAATACCTTGCTGGGCAGCGAGCGCATGGCCACCAATGCGGTGCGCGAACACGACAGCCGCGGTCGCCACACCACTACGCATCGCGCACTGCTGGAATTGCCCAGTGGTGGCTGCCTGATCGACACTCCCGGGATGCGCGAGCTCAAGCTCACCGGCGATGAAAATCTCGATCTTTTCGCAGATATCGAAGAACTCGCGGAGACCTGTCGCTTCGCCGACTGCGGCCATGGCAGTGAACCTGGCTGCGCGGTGCAGGCAGCGCTGGACAGCGGTGAGCTGTCGCACGAGCGTTGGCGCAATTATTTGAAGCTGCGCGATGAGCGCGAAGAGCAGGCGGCCACGCTCGAAGCAAGGCTGCGGCGCCAGCGCGGCGGGCGACCGCCCGCGCGGCCGCATAGCCCACGTGGGTCGCGCGACCGCGATTGA
- a CDS encoding response regulator transcription factor codes for MRILLVEDEPEMAQALRAALQRHDMLADIATSLLQAQEALRCRVHDLLLLDRQLPDGDGATLIPFARKLQADLPVIMLTARGSLADRVGGLDLGADDYLVKPFAVEELLARVRAIARRPSKLVLPTATIGNLRFDFAAREAFVDDQLLHLPRRQLLVLEALFLRLGRTVRREVLQESVYDFDDAIQSNALDAHVSKLRRALAEAEARVDIHVMRGIGYLLREQAGDRPE; via the coding sequence ATGCGAATCCTGCTGGTCGAGGACGAGCCGGAAATGGCGCAGGCGCTGCGCGCCGCCCTGCAACGGCACGACATGCTCGCGGATATCGCCACGAGCCTGTTGCAGGCCCAGGAGGCCTTGCGTTGCCGGGTCCATGATCTGCTGTTGCTGGACCGGCAGCTTCCCGATGGCGATGGTGCGACCTTGATCCCGTTCGCACGCAAGCTGCAGGCCGACCTGCCGGTCATCATGCTGACCGCGCGCGGCTCGCTGGCCGATCGCGTGGGCGGTCTCGACCTGGGCGCCGACGATTATCTGGTCAAGCCGTTCGCGGTCGAGGAGTTGCTGGCCCGCGTGCGCGCGATTGCGCGCCGCCCTTCGAAACTGGTGCTGCCTACCGCGACGATCGGCAACCTGCGTTTCGACTTTGCCGCCCGCGAGGCGTTCGTCGACGACCAGTTGCTGCACCTGCCGCGACGCCAATTACTGGTGCTCGAAGCGCTGTTCCTGCGGCTTGGGCGTACGGTACGGCGCGAAGTGTTGCAGGAGTCGGTCTATGATTTCGATGACGCGATCCAGTCCAATGCACTGGATGCACATGTGTCCAAGTTGCGACGCGCGCTGGCCGAGGCCGAAGCACGCGTGGACATTCATGTGATGCGTGGCATTGGTTACTTGCTAAGGGAGCAGGCCGGTGATCGACCGGAATAG
- a CDS encoding SGNH/GDSL hydrolase family protein, translated as MRYLALGDSYTIGEGVAEAERWPVQLVTRLRREGIAIDEAQIVATTGWTTDELSAAMDATVFTPPYDLVSLLIGVNNQYRGRSTDEYRGEFQRLLDRAIELAGERSERVFVLSIPDWGATAFGQQSGRDVAQIADELDAYNAAARDLCATRKVAWVDITPSSRAFPDQVADDGLHPSGEQYSLWAAEAWPAIQAALYV; from the coding sequence GTGCGTTATCTCGCACTAGGCGACTCCTACACGATCGGCGAAGGTGTCGCCGAAGCAGAGCGTTGGCCGGTCCAACTGGTGACGCGTCTGCGCCGTGAAGGCATCGCCATCGACGAAGCACAGATCGTTGCCACCACCGGCTGGACGACCGACGAACTGAGCGCGGCAATGGACGCCACCGTCTTTACGCCACCGTACGACCTGGTCAGCCTGCTGATCGGCGTCAACAATCAGTATCGGGGGCGCAGTACCGACGAATATCGAGGCGAGTTCCAGCGCCTGCTGGACCGGGCTATCGAGCTGGCCGGCGAGCGCAGTGAACGAGTTTTCGTCCTGTCCATCCCCGATTGGGGCGCCACCGCTTTCGGCCAGCAATCCGGCCGCGACGTGGCGCAGATCGCCGATGAGCTGGATGCCTACAACGCCGCCGCGCGAGACCTGTGCGCTACCCGCAAGGTGGCCTGGGTGGATATCACCCCTTCGTCGCGTGCCTTCCCGGACCAGGTGGCGGATGACGGACTGCACCCGTCGGGCGAGCAATACAGCCTCTGGGCGGCCGAAGCGTGGCCCGCCATCCAAGCGGCGCTGTACGTCTAA
- a CDS encoding MipA/OmpV family protein, producing MSAQAQSAAEQKPTWTLGIAAAWSPSPYRNYDNKAWPLPLVSYEGKSFYVRGATIGYKLLGPGADELSLIVSPLGNRFRHDDSNDPQLRRLSDRDISGLAGIAWRHRADWGQVQASAQKEFTGHGGGTALDLNYGYPITQGSLTLTPTVGVNYSNSALNNYYYGISARDSLRSGLDTYRAGGGSSPYLGITAIYRLSHSWVTSAGIRYALLPNAVKDSPMVDASQTHSYFVSLSYAF from the coding sequence TTGTCGGCCCAGGCTCAGTCGGCCGCAGAACAGAAACCTACCTGGACGCTGGGCATCGCGGCCGCATGGAGCCCCAGCCCCTACCGCAATTACGACAACAAAGCCTGGCCCCTGCCGCTGGTCAGCTACGAAGGCAAGTCCTTTTATGTGCGCGGCGCGACCATTGGCTACAAATTGCTCGGCCCGGGCGCCGACGAGTTGTCGCTGATCGTGTCGCCGCTGGGCAATCGCTTCCGCCATGACGACTCGAACGACCCGCAGCTGCGCCGCCTTTCCGACCGCGACATTTCCGGCCTGGCCGGTATCGCCTGGCGCCATCGCGCCGACTGGGGGCAAGTCCAGGCCAGCGCCCAGAAGGAGTTCACCGGCCACGGCGGCGGCACCGCGCTCGACCTCAACTACGGCTACCCGATCACGCAGGGCAGTCTGACGTTGACGCCCACGGTGGGCGTGAATTACAGCAATAGCGCACTCAATAACTATTACTACGGCATCAGCGCCAGGGACTCACTGCGCAGCGGCCTGGACACCTACCGCGCCGGCGGAGGCTCGTCGCCCTATCTGGGCATCACCGCGATCTACCGCCTGTCGCACTCGTGGGTAACTTCGGCCGGCATCCGGTACGCGTTGCTGCCGAACGCCGTCAAGGACAGCCCGATGGTCGACGCCAGCCAGACGCACAGCTATTTCGTGTCCCTGAGCTACGCGTTCTGA
- a CDS encoding TonB-dependent receptor: MQFRRSFPVSKRHAIALAVAVALGSAGVAQAQSNATGTIYGSATPGAIVHIENTGTGLKRDLPVDAGGRYRASALPIGVYKVSLVKDGTTVETHDNVQTSISQGTDVSFTAATAANAANAQNLSAVQVVANALPSIDVSSVDSRTVLTADQLSKLPIARTSISSIALIAPGTTPAAKGYGNALSFGGSSASENAYYINGFSVTNPLTGVSSRQLPYDAIDQEQVLIGGYGAAYGRSTGGVINVVSKRGSNEWKGDIQAFWSPSDLAQEPRSSYRVSNTAYKGTIYQQGSGFNPQDNGGMQYSGSIGGPLIKDTLYFFGAADFIRSSGSIIGPTDSVFRNGLTLTGTQSNNTNKTTRWLGKLDWNINDSNILEFTGIGDDETVDSQIYNYGVDAGNKTYSGSGLGSYLGHQYLKNYNGTQTNGTPGGNVYIANYTGYITDALTVTAMYGKSNSDHAQDVTGGGGLVCPGISDLRVGQGQKGCTVGSTTILMPGSKDRTNGWNLNVEYRLGDHDIKAGVDRYELRATWGNSPVGGTGYTYRDIGAAGPGNLIQQRLENLGLDPNLFNPADYPNGWFVESTGLTTGTSARTSQSSQFIEDNWQISDRWHGYVGLRNEQFTNYNGVGQVYASSRHQLDPRLGITWDVYGDSSLKVYANAGRYHLGLPTSVAIRGAGPSSFPSQYFAFTGIDPTTGVPTGLTKTSASGLFYLNNENGVPPDGKTVAAQGLHSYYQDEYILGFDKQLQDNWVVGAKFLYRKLRSLIDDTCDNGLAGFEGPMQKWGDEHGLRSQVDAGIANSTGCWLYNPGRANNFLLSLGGGQYLSVPLTAKEIGEPNPKRGYYMADFYAEHQFSDKWYGKIEYTFSRSYGNSEGQLDSDIVQADVSTTESWDFPQIMENTNGPLANDQTHQLRILGTYQPTDEWSVSTVTRLASGYPKSCLGFRPEDPYGYGGNYFWCNGQPSPRGSVGRTPWTYNIDMSVAWKPAFLNHKFTLSADVFNLLGKQRVTQVYENGETALGVVNPDYQVARSYQDPRYVRLGARYDFSL; encoded by the coding sequence ATGCAGTTTCGCAGAAGTTTTCCAGTATCGAAGCGCCATGCCATCGCGCTTGCCGTTGCCGTAGCGCTTGGCAGCGCAGGCGTCGCACAGGCACAAAGTAACGCCACCGGCACGATCTACGGTTCGGCCACGCCGGGCGCTATCGTTCATATCGAAAATACGGGTACCGGCCTCAAGCGCGATCTGCCAGTGGATGCCGGCGGCCGCTACCGCGCATCGGCGTTGCCCATCGGCGTCTACAAGGTTTCGCTCGTCAAGGACGGCACCACGGTAGAAACGCACGATAACGTACAGACCTCGATCAGCCAGGGTACCGACGTGTCGTTCACCGCGGCAACCGCGGCCAACGCCGCCAACGCGCAAAACTTGTCCGCAGTGCAGGTCGTGGCCAACGCGCTGCCTAGCATCGACGTCAGCTCGGTTGACTCGCGTACCGTGTTGACCGCCGACCAGCTGAGCAAGCTACCCATCGCGCGTACCTCGATCAGCTCGATCGCCTTGATCGCGCCAGGCACCACGCCTGCGGCTAAAGGCTATGGCAATGCGCTGTCTTTCGGTGGTTCGTCGGCTTCGGAAAACGCGTACTACATTAACGGATTCTCGGTTACCAATCCGCTGACCGGCGTGAGCTCGCGCCAGCTGCCCTACGACGCCATCGATCAGGAGCAGGTGCTCATCGGTGGTTACGGCGCTGCGTACGGCCGCTCCACCGGCGGCGTGATCAACGTCGTGTCCAAACGTGGCTCCAACGAATGGAAGGGCGATATCCAGGCATTCTGGTCGCCGAGCGATCTGGCACAGGAGCCGCGCAGCAGCTATCGCGTATCCAATACCGCGTACAAGGGCACGATCTATCAGCAGGGCAGCGGCTTCAACCCGCAGGATAACGGCGGGATGCAGTACTCCGGCTCGATCGGCGGCCCGCTGATCAAGGACACCTTGTACTTCTTCGGCGCAGCGGACTTCATCCGCAGCTCAGGCAGCATTATCGGCCCGACCGATAGCGTGTTCCGCAACGGCCTGACCCTGACCGGTACGCAATCGAACAACACCAACAAGACCACGCGCTGGCTGGGCAAGTTGGACTGGAACATCAACGATTCGAACATCCTGGAATTCACCGGCATCGGTGACGATGAGACGGTCGATTCGCAAATCTATAACTACGGCGTCGACGCTGGTAACAAGACTTACAGCGGCAGTGGTCTCGGCAGCTATCTGGGTCATCAATACCTCAAGAACTACAACGGCACCCAGACTAACGGCACGCCCGGCGGTAACGTCTATATCGCCAACTACACCGGCTACATTACCGATGCACTGACCGTGACTGCGATGTACGGCAAGAGCAATTCGGACCACGCCCAGGATGTCACCGGCGGCGGCGGCCTGGTTTGCCCGGGTATCTCGGATCTGCGTGTCGGGCAAGGCCAAAAGGGTTGCACGGTCGGCAGCACGACCATCCTGATGCCCGGCTCGAAGGATCGCACCAACGGCTGGAACCTCAACGTCGAATATCGTCTGGGCGACCACGACATCAAGGCCGGTGTGGACCGCTACGAACTGCGTGCGACCTGGGGCAACTCGCCCGTGGGCGGCACCGGTTACACGTATCGCGACATCGGTGCAGCCGGTCCGGGCAACTTGATCCAGCAGCGCCTGGAGAACCTTGGCCTCGATCCTAACTTGTTCAATCCAGCCGACTACCCGAACGGCTGGTTCGTCGAATCGACGGGCCTGACTACCGGTACTTCGGCACGCACCTCGCAGTCCTCGCAGTTCATCGAAGACAACTGGCAGATCAGCGATCGTTGGCATGGCTACGTCGGCCTGCGTAACGAGCAGTTCACCAACTACAACGGTGTGGGCCAGGTGTACGCCAGTTCGCGCCACCAGCTCGATCCGCGCTTGGGTATCACTTGGGACGTCTACGGTGATAGTTCGCTGAAGGTCTACGCCAACGCTGGCCGCTACCATCTGGGCTTGCCGACCAGCGTAGCCATTCGCGGCGCCGGTCCGTCCAGCTTCCCGTCTCAGTACTTCGCCTTCACCGGTATCGATCCGACCACCGGCGTACCGACCGGTCTGACCAAGACCTCTGCTTCGGGCCTGTTCTACCTCAACAACGAAAATGGCGTACCGCCCGATGGCAAGACCGTCGCCGCGCAGGGCCTGCATTCGTACTACCAGGACGAATACATCCTGGGCTTCGACAAGCAGTTGCAGGACAACTGGGTGGTCGGCGCCAAGTTCCTCTACCGCAAGCTGCGTAGCCTGATCGACGATACCTGCGACAACGGTCTGGCGGGTTTCGAAGGACCGATGCAGAAGTGGGGTGACGAACACGGCCTGCGTTCACAGGTGGATGCAGGTATCGCCAACAGTACTGGTTGCTGGCTGTACAACCCGGGCCGTGCAAACAACTTCCTGCTCAGCCTGGGCGGCGGCCAGTACCTCAGCGTGCCGCTCACCGCCAAGGAAATCGGTGAGCCGAACCCGAAGCGCGGTTACTACATGGCCGACTTCTACGCCGAGCATCAGTTCAGCGACAAGTGGTACGGCAAGATCGAGTACACCTTCTCGCGCAGCTACGGTAACTCCGAAGGCCAGCTGGATTCGGACATCGTGCAGGCCGACGTGTCGACCACCGAGAGCTGGGACTTCCCGCAGATCATGGAAAACACCAATGGTCCGCTGGCGAACGATCAGACGCATCAGCTGCGTATCCTGGGTACCTACCAGCCCACGGACGAGTGGTCGGTCTCGACCGTGACCCGTCTTGCTTCGGGCTACCCCAAGAGCTGCCTGGGCTTCCGTCCGGAAGATCCGTATGGCTACGGCGGTAACTACTTCTGGTGCAATGGCCAGCCGTCGCCGCGCGGCTCGGTGGGCCGCACGCCGTGGACGTATAACATCGACATGAGCGTGGCCTGGAAGCCGGCCTTCCTGAACCACAAGTTCACGCTGTCGGCCGATGTGTTCAACCTGCTCGGCAAGCAGCGCGTCACGCAGGTGTACGAGAACGGCGAAACCGCCCTGGGCGTGGTCAACCCGGATTACCAGGTTGCACGCTCCTACCAGGATCCGCGTTACGTCCGCCTCGGCGCTCGTTACGACTTCAGCCTGTAA
- a CDS encoding HAMP domain-containing sensor histidine kinase: MIDRNRSLTLQLSWRLIWLQIAIVSGLIVALTYTLYNASVTYIDEDVTRTVVDALGRDDHGGLMLRSDEALDKLMASTPGLWFAVTDEHGHRLAHGDVPVAYRPLVTSLTELEASEVHANSAPYALTMRVYVADTALGRIHVIAGGAPLSGPGVLFVKLIAYLGWRMMLPLGLVTLIVVPWLIRRAMAGVAEVAGQAQAINIDERGARLADGSVPRELQPLVRAFNAALERLNEGYDARDRFLIGAAHELRAPIAIIEARLEALAPGADRTRLLTDVARLANLAEQLLDLQRLGKDVASLEPLDLVSLCREVTADVAPLVVDAGYELALDAPDTPVLVIGDRQSLSRVLTNLIQNAIAHGGGQGSITVDVVADGGFAVSDQGPGIPVEERVRIFEPFYRVRPSSKGTGLGLHLVQEIVTRHGGRIDVVEAGGGGARFQVRLRRAHPEVPVALRVVATEVAPTN; this comes from the coding sequence GTGATCGACCGGAATAGATCGCTCACGCTGCAACTGTCGTGGCGTTTGATCTGGCTGCAGATCGCCATCGTGTCGGGTTTGATCGTCGCGCTTACGTACACGCTCTATAACGCGTCCGTCACCTATATCGACGAGGACGTGACGCGTACCGTGGTCGATGCGCTGGGACGTGATGACCATGGCGGCCTGATGCTTCGCTCGGACGAGGCGCTGGATAAGTTGATGGCCTCGACACCCGGGCTGTGGTTCGCCGTGACCGACGAACACGGGCATCGCTTGGCGCATGGCGATGTACCGGTGGCCTATCGGCCGTTGGTCACCTCGCTGACCGAGCTGGAGGCATCGGAGGTCCATGCCAATAGCGCACCGTATGCCCTGACCATGCGCGTCTATGTGGCCGACACCGCGCTCGGGCGCATCCACGTCATCGCCGGCGGCGCGCCCTTGTCAGGGCCCGGTGTGTTGTTCGTGAAACTTATCGCCTACCTTGGCTGGCGCATGATGTTGCCGCTGGGCCTGGTGACCTTGATCGTGGTGCCGTGGCTGATCCGCCGGGCCATGGCGGGGGTTGCCGAGGTGGCGGGACAGGCGCAGGCCATCAATATCGACGAGCGCGGTGCCCGTCTGGCCGATGGTTCGGTGCCGCGTGAACTGCAGCCGTTGGTGCGTGCATTCAATGCGGCGTTGGAACGGCTCAATGAAGGTTACGATGCGCGCGACCGCTTTCTTATCGGTGCGGCGCACGAGTTGCGCGCACCGATCGCGATCATCGAGGCGCGGCTCGAAGCGCTTGCGCCAGGTGCCGATCGCACGCGTTTGCTCACGGACGTGGCGCGACTGGCGAATCTTGCCGAGCAGTTGCTGGATCTGCAGCGGCTGGGCAAGGACGTAGCCAGCCTCGAACCGCTGGATCTGGTTTCCCTTTGTCGCGAAGTCACTGCCGACGTGGCGCCGTTAGTCGTGGATGCCGGTTACGAGCTGGCGCTGGATGCCCCTGACACGCCAGTGTTAGTCATCGGCGATCGGCAATCGCTTTCGCGTGTTCTGACCAATTTGATTCAGAACGCCATTGCCCATGGCGGCGGGCAGGGATCGATCACGGTGGATGTCGTTGCCGATGGCGGTTTTGCCGTCAGCGACCAGGGCCCGGGTATTCCGGTCGAGGAGCGGGTGCGCATTTTTGAGCCGTTTTACCGGGTGCGTCCGAGCAGCAAAGGCACCGGGCTCGGCCTGCATCTGGTGCAGGAAATCGTCACGCGCCACGGCGGGCGTATCGATGTGGTCGAGGCCGGCGGTGGTGGCGCTCGTTTCCAGGTGCGCTTGCGGCGTGCTCATCCCGAGGTGCCGGTTGCGTTACGGGTGGTCGCGACTGAAGTCGCTCCTACAAACTAG